The stretch of DNA GGCGCCCAGCAGGCCGGCGACGGCCACCGGCTTGAAGCCCAGGCGGTCGGCCAGGTAGCCGCCCGGCAGCCGGCCCAGGAGCGAGCCGGCCGCCGCCACGCTCATGGCCGCCCCCACCTGGGAGGGCGGCAGGTGGTGGACGCGCGCCAGGTAGAGCGCCAGGAAGGGGAAGAAGAACCCGTCGCCCAGGGCGCTCAGGAAGCGCCCCGCCACCAGCATCCAGAATCCTCGCCCGATGTCGGCCACCGCCTTGGCCCGGATGAAGCGACGTCCGCGCGTCGACTGCTGGCAGGACCGCAGGAAGATTTGCACGCGGCCGCCGCGCTCCCCTGCCCGGCGCCGGGGGCGGGGGGCGGAACCGGAGGGCCCCTTCCGCCTTCGTTAAGCTCCGGGGGCGGTGGCGGCGGCGCGGGCGGCAAGTCGGGAGGCGGCCGAGACGGAGGAGGAGCTGGTCCGCCGGGCGCAGCGCGGCGATCCCGGAGCCTT from Bacillota bacterium encodes:
- a CDS encoding MFS transporter codes for the protein MGRGFWMLVAGRFLSALGDGFFFPFLALYLARVHHLPPSQVGAAMSVAAAGSLLGRLPGGYLADRLGFKPVAVAGLLGA